ctttcatagtgccagaagatGCCATGCAGGctgttggggggtgggtggggaaagtcttacccagctgtgaatccAACTATGATATCAACCTGCCAGGAAAGATGTTCAATAGTGGCACAGATGGTATGTGGGTAACCAACATGCTCTCTGATTGGGTTGGAGGTCCATTCCACATGAGGGATTCCATATGTGGTACCATAAAACCACTCAAAATCCCATGGCATGGAAGGTCATAGGGCctgggggtgtggtgtgtgtgtgtgcatgctaacTTCTGTCATTATTCAAATTTTCAAAGCATTGGACTACTTTCTAAATAAGAATGTTTATACTCACAGACAGTAAAGACTCTCCTTGGCTGTAATCACTGAGTCTTCTCTTCAGTTGAACTGCattgaaggaagagaagaatgagCAGCACAAGGTGCTGAGAACAGCGATTGTTTAGTGCTCAGCACTGGATTAGACACTTTTGTGTCTTCTCctaggttcagggaacattgccGAAGagggaaagattgtaagagctggaagatggggaGACGCACTGCAAAACGCCATCTTCTGTGCAAGACACAGTCACTGCAAGCAGGAACTTACAACTCTGGATAACTACGCTGGGTCTGCCCAAGAATGGGCCCATCAGCAGCAGGGAAAGATGAAGGAGGGATTTAGGGGGggttctgaaaatggaacaattacatgagaggattaatgttgatggcatgtatgtaacatcaattatgcatattatttgtttacttatcaATATTTTACAAGTTAAAAAGATAATCCATTTAattgccaagataaaagttttagaaaaacttgttaaaataaattatagagaaattcagactcagacagaagaatttaagggtgaaattatttcaggattggattataaggttacagaaagacagcctgttttcaaacaatcacccttaatttagcTGGTAACCATACAGCAACTATCTGATCAAGGACGTGCATGAACTAATTGGACTACAGTTGAAATGTTATATTTAAGGAAGTTTGAGGAGGCTATAATATCTTATGGCACACATTTTCcctttgtaaagcagatgttaaactcctggtcaacttgtaataggattattcctcaagactggaaagaattagtaagggctgtcctggaaccaggaGCATAACTGCAGTGGCACATGTGGTAcagagatgaggctaagaccacaGAAAGCcaatggagaggtagaggtgtgggaatttcccaggatcagcttcttagaaaaggccaatatgctgaaatacaaagacaatgtttatatgataaccaaaccttaattctaggACACATAACAGGCATGAATGCATGgcacagaattgaggaagcaggaaagcaaattgaacttgtacaaccactttggaaatcaatatgacactttcttagaaaattgggaatcaatctccctcaagacccagctacaacactcttgggcatatacccaaggaatgctcaatcataccacaagggcacttgctcagctatgttcatagtagccaTATTTGTaaaaaccagaacctggaaacaacctagatgcccatcaactgaagaaaggataaaatgtggtatatatacacaatagagtactattcagcagagaaaaacaatgacatcatgaggtttgcaggcaaatggatagaactagaaaatatcatcctgagtgaggtaacccagactcagaaagaaaaacatggtaagtactcacttataagtggatactagatgtaaagcaaaggataaccagactgcaactcacaactccagggaggctacctaataaagaggaccctaaaaaagacacagggattgcccaaccacagagaaatggatgagatctacttgagcaaactggggattgggggataatggagggcaagggccaagagaaagagagcttaggggagcgggagttcccagctggatcaggaacagagtgggagaacaaggaaagaggtaccatggtaaatgaagaccccaggggaataggaagaagtagagtgctagagaggtccccagaaatccacaaagatgactccactatagactaatggcaatggtcaagagaatgcctgagctgacctactctggtaattgGATGGCCGACCACCCTAActatcatgatagaactctcatccagtgacctttcctagaatttgacaattaacctaaaatttttcttttcagaataaagataccttggctcatacccagcaggaagcaattttaagaatacgatgcccacattcccaaagaggtggtgtggggcgggtgggtttttttttttggtcttttaatggtttttgggtctgggataattttcattgtttaggagggttggttacaagttgttgttaaggattagaaaaagggctaagcaaaggagattagatttaaggttattgtttaaaaaaaacgaaaaagacaattactagttttaaatactttacattggattggattgttttatattgtatacaaattatatatatatatatattgaaattgatattgttaaaaaatgctatgtgtatatttctaatcttgttcaagatattgtacttatacagttcatttaacaatgtaatgcaaattgcagattcttgaatgttattattgccaactattaggatataaagaaatgaaagttagcagttagacattacaatagaacttgtagtcatattaggtatgttttcaagatttccagatatattttagatagacaggtcatcttcaaacccttcagagatctacagaatgtggcatttaaaatgttttaataacttagaaaatttttctttttgttatgactatgagacatgtcggcttctggcagtaccaatctacttcagagaaaatatgggcattgaagaaactgcatatggagttaactttcattgtaacaaaagttagccactggacaacaaagtatcctcagaTCAATTGCtgaaaaacaggacaaaatggacagacaggacacgaaacaaaggactactgattcttgtcaaaacaagtgtggctgtggctttatcaaaaggcatcttctggtagacaggcccggcggtggtcgacagggacatacaggcccggtggcggcccgcagaggtagacgggcccagcagcggcaacCAACAAGGACATAAAggcctggtggcagcccacagagacatacaggcccgacGGTGgtccgcagaggtagacgggcccggcagtGGCAGGCAACAGGGTCATACAGGCCCGGCaacagctggcagagacatacagatcTGGCGGCAGCCCGCAGAAggagacgggcccagcagcggcagccgacagggacatacaggctcGGCAGCAGCCACAAGCAGAGGCACGTAggcctaaacataaatccagttacactaaacttaatagaaaagaaagtaggaagcactcttgaacgcattggcaccggagaccatttcctaaataaaacaccaacagcacagaccctgagcacaacaattaataaatgggacctctcgaaattgagaagcttttgcagggcaaaagacacagtcaataagacaaaaacacagccaacagaatgggaaaagatcttcatcaaccccacatctgacagagggctgatatccagaatatataaagaactcaaaaaacttgACATCAAAATAccgaacagtccaattaaaaaatgggctatagagctaaacagagaattgtcaacagaagaatatcaaatggctgaaagacacttaaggaattgctcaacacccttagtcatcagcgaaatacaaatcaaaatgactctgagataccatcttacacccatcagaatggctaaaattaaaaacactgaagacagattatgtgggagaggatgtggagcaaggggaacactcctacactgttggtgggaatgcaaacttgtacagccactttggaaatcagggtggtgatttctcagaaaattgggaatcaatctacctcaagacctagatattccactcttgggcatgtacccaaggaatgctcactcataccacaaggatacatgctcaactatgtttatagcagcattatttataatagccagaacctggaaacagcctagatgcccctcaactgaagcatggataatgaaaatgttgtacatatacacaatggagtactactcagcagagaaaaactatgacaccatgaaatttgcaggaaatggatggaactataaaatatcatcttgagtgaggtaactcagactcagaaagacaagtatggtatgcactcactcataagtggatattagatgtaaagcaaaggataaccagactgcaacccacagctccaaggaggctatctagtaaggaggaccctgggaaagacacagggatagcccagggatggagaaatggatgagatctacaggagcaaactggTTGTGGGgctaatggagggcaagggttgggggaaagagagcttaggggagtgggaggtttgagctggatcaagaacagagtgggagaacaaggaaagagataccataataaatgaGATGTGATATTCTTATCTGCCCTATATATCATAACATTGTATACAATTGTCTTCTCCCTAAAGAGTTAATTCAACTGCTGCTTTCAATCAGCTAGACAAGAGACTGCCACTCATGAAAAATGATTTGCCTGAAGCCATGAAAAGAAGATGGGCAGAATAATTATCCCCTTCATGAGATACGTACTTTACATCTCAGGAGCCCCTTACTCCCCAATTTTCTGCAGTTGCTTTCAGGCCTCCATTGTCACCCCTTTTGACTCTTTTCCCCTCCTTTTCACTCCCTCTTTctaaaaagttttaactttacAGCTTTCCTGCCTTACATCTTTTTCTCTCAAACTGATAAAATGTTGTTCAAGATTCCTTATAagtctgttttaaaattattttatcaataagatTAAAAACTTGCAAAAGGGAACCTAGACTgttcagtaaaaaaaaagaaagaaagacagaaccaatgcaaagaagaaagccgagagatcagagctaacagccttaccctgcagctagcctcttcaaccaagagacctctccaaaagagaactacttcctgtctgttcgtctttatatagactttctgttctgccttctcattggttgtaaacccaaacacatgactgcctggtcactgcctgtatgtacagccctccaggtcttctatggtattgagattaaaggtgtgtgtctccaatgttggctgtatccttgaacacacagagatctacctagctctgcctaccaagtgctgggattaaaggtgtgcaccaccaccgccatgctcttgctctaatagctctgacccccgggcaactttatttattaacatacaattaaaatcacatttcagtacaaataaaataccaccataatttttgtttataatattgATGTCTTTAGTTTCCTTGTAAGACAACCTCGCTTTAAATCCTGGCCTTCCATTGTACATACTTGTATcccgggattacaggcatgagtcaccatgcagGCTGTGCCTGAGTAGCACTAATCATTTTCACCACataattttctccattttgtaCCCCATTGATAAAAATATGACACCACTCTGCTGTAGGATAAGAGGAGAGGTCATTCACTCATCGTGGCCAGGAGACTGGGAGACTGGTCTTCAAACCCAATCGGTTGGAGACCTCACACTGATACTCTCCAGCATCCTCAGCCCTCACAGGATCTATTCTGAGTCCACAATTAGTTGGGGACAGAGTCATCCTCTCTGTGAGCTGCAGATTCTGGTTATTGAAGATCCAGCGGATAGAGATATCAGTGTCGGGTGAGATGCACGTGAAGATGACAGATCTATGTCCTGCGAATGTAGTGTCAGTGATTTGCACAAAGGGTTGCGTCAtattctctgaagaaagagaggagggtaCCAAATGACAGGAGTCCAGACAGCTCAACCAGGCCCTCGTTAGTTCAGACTTTATAAACCTTCCAGGGGGAGAACTGGGAGCTGTGACTACAGACAGACCTTGTGCTTTGGATCTCCCACCCAGGGACTGTGTGACCCTGATTCAGGCACTGTTCcctgtgtctcagtttccctgTAATAGCACACACAGTGCATGATCCTTGCCAAGTCCTTAAGATAAGCTTTGTTATCAGCAATGGTCTGAACTTGGGATGGGGAGCTGCTCCCGTCAGCAGCATCTATTACTATTCACCTGCAGAAGAGAATTCCCTAGGCTGGACCCCTGAGGTGAAGGAGGAATCTGGCGTATCTGcctcctctgtttcttccctTGGTGCCTTGACCTTCCTGTAAAGTCTCATAAGTCCATCAGAACAATAGGCTAATGGCCCAGACACCTGTCCACTGAGCTTCAGGAGAAGGAGATGCTCAGGTGACCTACCTAACTGCAGCTGTTATGTCAGTACACAGCTGGTTCTACACTCTATGGGATAGTCCCATGACTGGAGAGTCAGTAAGCCTTACTCCCTGTCGCTCTGAGAGGAAATCTAAACAAACCTTTACAAAAAGCTCCCcagactggactgggccctctgcataagcaagacagttgtgcagcttgatctgcctaaggggtcccctggcattAGGATCAAGATACATCCCTGGTGcacaagctggctttttggagcacacTCCCTATGGGGGGACACCTGGCACAGCCttaaggcagggggaggggcttggaccttcctcaactgaatgttccaggctctgctgactccccatgggaggccttactttcttgtaggagggaatgggggatgggttgagTGGatggctggaggggcaggaggagaaaagagggggatctgtgattggtatgtaaaatgaattttaaaaatgtaatttaaaaaaaaaaagctcctcaGTGTCGCTTTGAGTCCAGACAGGGTCAAAGTTTTGGAGTCTGTGTTCACTGGTGGTCTCTGTGAGGACTCCATGGTTTAATCAGCCAGGGAATGCCTAACTCCCTCAGAGTCTTTCTGGGGATATGTGTATGGTGACATATTCAAGTATCTGGGCTCCAGCTGACATCCTGGGGCTGAGTTTACCCTGGGGCTGAGTTTACCCagcacagatcctcctctctgcAGGTAAAGAAGGACAGGTGAAGGGTTCTGATCTATTAGTTTGTCTACCTTGTGTGTGTCCTGGAGTAGGTGTTGAAACCCCGGTAGAGAACACAATGCAGTAGGGGAGAGAGTAGGCACAGCCCAGTCCTGACAGCTTTAGTGTATGAAGTAGGATAGGCCACACCCAGCAGCTTGGAGCCATAGAGAGCCACTTACTCTTTATGTAGAATTCCGCGTATGCTTTTTCAATTTTGGAATGCTTCCTTAAAACTTCCAGTGTGTACATTCCTGCATCTTTCTCAGTGACATCCCGGAGCATCAGGGTTCCATTATAGTACACCATCCCTTTTCCCCAGGAGAAGGAAGTCCTGGCCATGCTATGGTCTTCAACTTTAAGGAACGGGGTCCTATAATTTGCTTTGTACCAGGTAAAGGCTAGCATATCTTCTGGGAAATTATGAACTTGGAGAACTACACGTTCCCCTTTAGCAGGATACAGAGGCTCCGGGTGGATCGTGAGCTGGGAAGAAGTAAAAGGGTTACAGAACACAGAAAGGGAGgctgaaagggaaaagagaaaaaaaccatCACATGAGGATCATTGTGCTTGGAGAAAAGATGGTGACCTCCATCCTGAGCAGATGGATTTGTCACTCAGCCTAgagttgcaggtgtgtgtgtgcgtgtgtgtgtgtgtgtgtgtgtgtgtgtgtgtgtgtgtgtgtgtaccccacTTACTGAAGGGCAGAAACATGACCTCCTCCTTTCCAACAGTGCCCCTGAAGGTGCCATGTCCACTGCATGGAATTGTCCCCTTGGGTGTCTAAAAGGCTGCTCCCTCACTGCCCTCAGTCAGAcactgcacacactcatgcacactggGGTTTGAGACGATGCCTCCCCTAACTCAACAGGCCTGGAACTTTCACTGTCTAGGttctttcctcagtttctttgaggtaaCACTCAACCCCTGACCACACCTAATAGATGTACTTGCTAATCTGTCAAGTAGCCCTTAGGTCTGGggctgtgtgggagctgggagcaGTCTCATTTTCAAGGCAGGCTCAGGTCTTGAAAAGGCTGGctggctttatgtcaacttggcagaaACTACAGTCATTTTGCAAGACACGGCCTCGGTTGAAAACGCCAGCACCAGACTGGCCAGTGGGCAAAGCTatagtacatatttttaaatttgtaattgaTGCAAAAGGATTCAGACCAATGCAGGCAGTTCAAGCCATGGGCCAGGAGTCCTGGGTGATGTAAGAGAGCTggttgagggactggagagatggctcagtggttaagagcactgattgctcttccagaggtcctgagttcaatttcccagcaaccacatggtgcctcacaactgcctgtaaggagatctggtgccctcttctggcctgcaatgatacatgcaggcagaacactgtatatataataaataaataaataaaataaaaataaaaaaaataaataatctttaaaaaaagagagagagctggtTGAGCAAGtatgaagagcaagccaatagAAAGCACTCCTTCATGGGCTCTATGCCAGTTACTGGATTTCATTTATGACACTCTCAATTTGGAGCCAATAAATACCCCAGTTTGACATGGATGTTCTAAAACCATTGTTCCCTATCAGCTTTGTAAGAGTAGAGCACTAGGAAATGCTCCCCTGCATCACTTTAGTCCAGCCATGGAAAGATGACAGGATTCAGGCCTCTCTACTCTAGAGCCCCAAGAGCCTGGGCTGACTCTGACATCTTAGGCTGAGTTACTTTCCATCAAGGTCTTCCTTGATGCAGGTGGAGTCAGAAGATGGAGGATGATCTGTGGTCATTTGTCTCTACCAATGTGTCCTGTGCTAAGTGCTCAAACCTCCCTGTGGGGACACAGTGCAGAGGGAAGGGAGGCCAGGGCAGCCATGACAGTCCTGTGTGTCTAAGCCCCACCCAGAGCTGAACAGTCACAGAGAGTCACTTACCGTATACCTTGAGTTGCACTTCTGCTTCTGCATTTCTCATGTCTGTTCTCAGAAATCGTACAGTGTACACTCCAGGGTCTTTGTGAGTGACACCATGAAGCAGCAGGGATCCATCACTGTACAGCGTCTCTCTGCCAGTGTATGCAGACCCCCACAGAGTTGCTTTCCTGTCTACTAGGTATTTGACAAGCTCAAGTTTCCTGAACGAATTCACCCATTTGAACCAGACAAAGGCTATAATATTCAGTGGTGGATTGTGAACGAGGAGAAGAACACTTCCGCCTTCAGCGACGCTGGGTGGCACTGATTCAATACTGGGCTGGACAGAGGTGGCATGGTGCCCACAAGTCCAAAGGAAAActagaaggaaagggaaagatcCATCTAAATAGAAACTTTTGACTGACATGGGCCCCTGTGTCCTGAGCACTTGTGTTAACTGCTCATCCTAGGTGTGGGAgtgtctccctgtcccacctggTGGAGGTCATCACGTGCCCCCCATGTTCAGAGTGCCCACACTTGTCATTTCCACTCAGTTGTGCTCTCTCCTCAGTTGTCAACATGGCCCTGTCTCACTGCCATCGACCCCTGCTCACATTTACAGTGTTGGTGTTGGGGTGATGCCTGCCGGACCTCTTCCCCTGCACACCCCACATCTTCACTCTCTGACTTTGTTGTCACTGTTATTCTGTTCCTCTTGGACTTCCAATCAACACCTGACTTCTCCTTCAAGTCCATGAAGACTGGGGCACCAAAAAGAAactttatttgtcttattttaaaaaaaaatactgcctaGAAAAAAACTTGGATATCTgtatagaatgaaagaatgaatgaatgaatgaatgaatgttccaGAACCCTGTATGCCCATAGATTTATTGAATAATTCATAGGCTAGGGGATACGGTATTGAATCAatccatttccttttattttttacacTAGTTCACATATTACGTCTGCATGTGAGTTTGTATCAGGACCAGTCTcagcatgggtgggtgggtgcaggaCATAGCActtgagtggaggtcagaggacaacttggttcACGGGCATCAGATTGtcagaaaaagaagcaaatgccTATATACATTGGCCAATGTCACTGGTCCACaccagtttgatttttttatttatgacatCAATCTGAGAATATTCTTCTTCAGAATGTTGGGGCCGTGCCTATTAATTCTGTGTAAGAACAATGTCTCTCCCACCCTTGCCTTCTACTGTTCTCCCTTACTGTTTAATGTTAATATTGCTGAGCCTCTGGACTGCCCTGTCTTCTCCCCTACAAACACTGAAACTCTTCTCACGTCCTTGTCCCTCTTAGGAGACTCCAGACAGTAGTTCAGTCCTCTCCTCTCACACACAGTCAACTCTTGGTCTCCTCGCCTGTGAACAGGAGCCCATGAAAGGAGATACATCCTTTGcagaa
The nucleotide sequence above comes from Peromyscus maniculatus bairdii isolate BWxNUB_F1_BW_parent chromosome 1, HU_Pman_BW_mat_3.1, whole genome shotgun sequence. Encoded proteins:
- the LOC121825878 gene encoding pregnancy-specific glycoprotein 22-like, which produces MEVCSVLLCKGCTPWRGLLLTASLLSCWHLSTTARFALESVPPEVIEGENAFFLVHNLPENLAAVVWSKRVKSMNHGIVTYALNKDLSVPGPLHSGRETVYRNGSLLLRNVTRKDTGLYTIELLDRLGDIVSTITAYLRVHIFLWTCGHHATSVQPSIESVPPSVAEGGSVLLLVHNPPLNIIAFVWFKWVNSFRKLELVKYLVDRKATLWGSAYTGRETLYSDGSLLLHGVTHKDPGVYTVRFLRTDMRNAEAEVQLKVYASLSVFCNPFTSSQLTIHPEPLYPAKGERVVLQVHNFPEDMLAFTWYKANYRTPFLKVEDHSMARTSFSWGKGMVYYNGTLMLRDVTEKDAGMYTLEVLRKHSKIEKAYAEFYIKKNMTQPFVQITDTTFAGHRSVIFTCISPDTDISIRWIFNNQNLQLTERMTLSPTNCGLRIDPVRAEDAGEYQCEVSNRLGLKTSLPVSWPR